In a single window of the Frondihabitans peucedani genome:
- a CDS encoding alpha-ketoglutarate-dependent dioxygenase AlkB produces the protein MSLSFQTSLFDDLDAEPELGPLGADVERIDLGEGAWLDLRPGWVQNSDALFERLVDRVDWKADRREMYDRVVDVPRLVSWFGPGAELPDPVLHEAQEALNDHYGRPPQQVFETAGLCFYRTGDDSIAWHGDKVGDAIDRDTMVAIASVGAERVLAVRSRSGGEVRRFPLGHGDLLVMGGSAQRTHEHSIAKTRRAVGPRISIQFRPLWSRSA, from the coding sequence ATGTCGCTCTCCTTCCAGACCTCCCTCTTCGACGACCTCGACGCCGAGCCCGAGCTCGGCCCGCTCGGCGCCGACGTCGAGCGGATCGACCTCGGCGAGGGCGCCTGGCTCGACCTCCGGCCGGGCTGGGTGCAGAACTCCGACGCGCTGTTCGAGCGCCTCGTCGACCGGGTCGACTGGAAGGCCGACCGGCGCGAGATGTACGACCGCGTGGTCGACGTGCCTCGGCTGGTGTCGTGGTTCGGGCCGGGGGCCGAGCTGCCCGACCCGGTGCTCCACGAGGCGCAGGAGGCCCTGAACGACCACTACGGCCGTCCGCCGCAGCAGGTCTTCGAGACCGCTGGACTGTGCTTCTACCGCACCGGCGACGACAGCATCGCCTGGCACGGCGACAAGGTCGGCGACGCGATCGACCGCGACACCATGGTCGCGATCGCGTCGGTCGGCGCTGAGCGGGTGCTGGCCGTGCGCTCCCGGTCGGGAGGCGAGGTGCGGCGGTTCCCGCTCGGCCACGGCGACCTGCTCGTCATGGGCGGCAGTGCCCAGCGCACCCACGAGCACTCGATCGCCAAGACCCGGAGGGCCGTCGGGCCGCGCATCAGCATCCAGTTCCGGCCGCTCTGGTCGAGGTCCGCCTGA
- a CDS encoding FAD-binding oxidoreductase, which translates to MPLDTSGPSRRTFVTGLAGLGALAGVGTLALAGCTTRAPSPAASTTPAADRGPSTWAALAAAATGTLLRPSSVGYGTAKLTENPRFDDAAPLGILLASSAADVAAGLAFARNSKTPLAVRSGGHNYAGWSAGGASGTDVSPSLVIDTAGLRSITLSDDGSTVDIGPGAPLALVYETLGARGRAIGAGSCGTVAVGGLTLGGGVGVLSRSFGLTCDQLTGVEIVTADGVVHQASAAKDADLFWACRGGGGGSVGVVTRLTFQTQAAPTVDMWALTFPWSAAADVVAAWQQWAPTADERLWSTLKLLGGETHPRGPVVTVSGTWTGDGPVSAQLSAFLTSVGTAPLTSVATSHDYVDAMLRYAGCAGQKASACTTGDGGVLKRVSESGASSLPTVALSADGIQTLLAKVEAAQDVVGLTEGGISLDALGGAVSRVAAGDTAFVHRDAILSAQYTSTFADGVDPSSFDAYVRSFREALVPEWGEASYVNYVDASLASPGESYFGANLSRMQSIRKATDAASVFRQPHFL; encoded by the coding sequence GTGCCCCTCGACACCAGCGGCCCCAGCCGCCGCACCTTCGTCACCGGACTCGCAGGGCTCGGCGCGCTCGCCGGAGTCGGGACCCTCGCCCTCGCCGGCTGCACCACCCGCGCCCCCTCGCCCGCCGCCTCCACCACCCCTGCTGCAGACAGGGGCCCCTCCACCTGGGCCGCCCTCGCAGCAGCGGCGACCGGCACCCTCCTCCGCCCGTCGAGCGTCGGCTACGGCACCGCGAAGCTCACCGAGAACCCCCGCTTCGACGACGCCGCACCCCTCGGCATCCTGCTGGCCTCCTCGGCCGCCGACGTCGCCGCCGGCCTCGCCTTCGCCCGCAACTCGAAGACCCCCCTCGCCGTCCGCTCCGGCGGCCACAACTACGCCGGCTGGTCCGCCGGGGGAGCGAGCGGCACCGACGTCTCTCCCTCCCTCGTCATCGACACGGCCGGGCTCCGCAGCATCACGCTCTCCGACGACGGCTCGACCGTCGACATCGGCCCCGGAGCGCCCCTCGCGCTGGTGTACGAGACGCTGGGCGCCCGCGGCAGGGCGATCGGCGCAGGATCCTGCGGCACCGTCGCCGTCGGAGGCCTCACCCTGGGCGGCGGGGTCGGGGTCCTGTCGCGGTCGTTCGGCCTCACCTGCGACCAGCTCACCGGCGTCGAGATCGTCACGGCCGACGGCGTCGTGCACCAGGCCTCGGCCGCGAAGGACGCAGACCTCTTCTGGGCGTGCCGCGGCGGAGGCGGCGGCTCGGTGGGCGTCGTGACGAGACTGACCTTCCAGACGCAGGCCGCGCCGACGGTCGACATGTGGGCTCTGACGTTCCCGTGGTCGGCCGCCGCCGACGTCGTGGCCGCGTGGCAGCAGTGGGCCCCGACCGCCGACGAGCGGCTCTGGTCGACCCTGAAGCTGCTCGGCGGCGAGACGCATCCCCGAGGCCCGGTCGTCACGGTCTCCGGCACCTGGACCGGCGACGGGCCCGTGAGCGCCCAGCTGTCCGCCTTCCTCACCTCGGTCGGCACCGCGCCGCTGACGTCGGTCGCGACATCGCACGACTACGTCGACGCGATGCTCCGCTACGCGGGGTGCGCCGGGCAGAAGGCGTCGGCCTGCACGACCGGCGACGGCGGCGTGCTGAAGCGCGTCTCGGAGTCGGGCGCATCGAGCCTGCCGACCGTCGCGCTCTCCGCCGACGGCATCCAGACGCTCCTCGCGAAGGTCGAGGCGGCGCAGGACGTCGTCGGCCTGACCGAGGGCGGCATCTCGCTCGACGCCCTCGGCGGAGCGGTCTCGAGGGTGGCGGCCGGCGACACCGCGTTCGTCCACCGCGACGCGATCCTGAGCGCTCAGTACACCTCCACCTTCGCCGACGGGGTCGACCCGTCGAGCTTCGACGCCTACGTCCGGTCGTTCCGCGAGGCGCTCGTGCCCGAGTGGGGCGAGGCGTCCTACGTGAACTACGTCGACGCCTCGCTCGCGTCGCCCGGAGAGAGCTACTTCGGAGCGAACCTGAGCAGGATGCAGTCCATCCGGAAGGCGACGGACGCCGCGTCGGTCTTCCGCCAGCCGCACTTTCTCTGA
- a CDS encoding PQQ-binding-like beta-propeller repeat protein, protein MDGDGTRWAPPRPGRPSSLRAVRDPAGSSGSALRSAAGSAAARSVRASPHPRRRLSTARLVLVAYLAGAAVVALVVGGGAALQPVYGSDEPYGGTTFQEVRQSPSPSGWSVPLAEEFAPGLPTDCPGFRAGGVDARHEIVTATLPPAGSTGSDAACEVSSPSTPGHLVMIDPQTGRITWRRSLERDLGMQVFSVVWHASRSAGAVVVGVAGSRGDYLLSLDTATGRTVSSTRVDAPDDAINFAVSGRLVVSVAPDIGGAVNTYSLRRIDRLGDRLWSRSISSVLFPQLLPDRLVVPLPDRTVSVDGATGAETAWKHDLRDLEGVRVSGETVVAQTVPKGVGLQPSVVLLDRTGRTLWSRPAPSISGLTVSRGCVVLETGSERVTCLDPADGRARWSTAVAGSVVGTPEGSTTSDVETIGPVHARDTALTVSELDGESGRVRFQTSLPRGAAVVGQSTATGYALGTSSATGASTLLAFDLASGRTLWTLSRGQLDVWGGRPVEITRRGVARELVDGRGEPGRGMLVG, encoded by the coding sequence ATGGACGGCGACGGGACCAGGTGGGCGCCTCCGCGGCCCGGCCGGCCCTCGAGCCTCCGGGCTGTGCGCGATCCTGCGGGCTCGTCCGGCTCTGCCCTGCGGAGCGCAGCGGGGTCGGCGGCTGCACGGTCGGTGCGGGCGAGCCCACACCCGAGGCGCCGCCTGTCGACCGCGCGCCTGGTGCTCGTCGCCTACCTGGCGGGGGCGGCCGTGGTCGCGCTCGTCGTCGGGGGCGGAGCGGCGCTCCAGCCGGTGTACGGGTCGGACGAGCCGTACGGCGGGACGACGTTCCAGGAGGTCCGGCAGAGCCCGTCGCCGTCGGGCTGGTCGGTCCCGTTGGCGGAGGAGTTCGCGCCCGGCCTGCCGACCGACTGCCCGGGCTTCCGCGCCGGCGGCGTCGACGCCCGCCACGAGATCGTGACCGCGACGCTGCCGCCTGCGGGCTCGACGGGGTCGGATGCCGCCTGCGAGGTGTCGAGCCCGTCGACGCCCGGGCACCTCGTGATGATCGATCCTCAGACCGGCAGGATCACCTGGCGCCGCAGCCTCGAGCGCGACCTCGGGATGCAGGTCTTCTCCGTCGTCTGGCACGCGTCGCGCTCGGCGGGCGCGGTGGTGGTCGGCGTCGCCGGCTCGCGGGGCGACTACCTGCTGTCGCTCGACACGGCCACCGGCCGGACCGTGAGCAGCACACGGGTCGACGCACCGGACGACGCGATCAACTTCGCGGTGTCCGGCCGGCTCGTCGTGAGTGTCGCGCCCGACATCGGCGGCGCGGTCAACACGTACAGCCTGCGCAGGATCGACCGGCTCGGCGACCGGCTCTGGAGCCGCTCGATCTCGTCGGTGCTGTTCCCGCAGCTGCTCCCCGACCGGCTCGTCGTGCCGCTCCCGGACCGGACGGTGTCTGTGGACGGCGCGACCGGGGCGGAGACGGCGTGGAAGCACGACCTCCGGGATCTCGAGGGGGTGCGGGTCTCGGGCGAGACGGTCGTGGCGCAGACGGTGCCGAAGGGCGTCGGGCTGCAGCCGTCGGTGGTGCTGCTGGACCGCACGGGGCGGACCCTCTGGTCGCGGCCCGCGCCGTCGATCTCGGGGCTGACCGTGTCGCGCGGCTGCGTCGTCCTGGAGACGGGCTCGGAGCGGGTGACCTGCCTCGATCCTGCAGACGGTCGGGCCCGGTGGTCGACCGCGGTCGCGGGCTCCGTCGTCGGGACGCCCGAGGGGTCGACGACGAGCGATGTCGAGACCATCGGCCCGGTGCACGCGAGAGACACGGCGCTGACCGTCTCGGAGCTCGACGGCGAGTCGGGGCGCGTCCGGTTCCAGACGTCGCTGCCGCGGGGGGCCGCGGTCGTCGGCCAGTCGACGGCGACGGGCTACGCGCTGGGCACGAGCTCCGCGACCGGCGCGTCGACACTCCTCGCGTTCGATCTCGCGTCGGGCCGGACCCTGTGGACCCTGTCGCGCGGACAGCTCGACGTCTGGGGCGGGCGGCCGGTCGAGATCACCCGCCGGGGCGTCGCACGGGAGCTCGTCGACGGCCGGGGCGAGCCGGGCCGTGGGATGCTCGTCGGATGA
- a CDS encoding transglutaminase family protein yields the protein MKRSAFSRLVVNARSEAELVLSIAASEGQDIREELSIRAGGRTLEPREIVDDRGTRLHVVRVGAGRVEIDYRVDVEGRQDPIGLADLDAIQYLRPSRYCESDTLFPTAKSEFEGLEGRDLLSAVSSWVGTRLSYVPGASAPTDGAVQTYLDRRGVCRDYAHLVIALLRARDVPARLVSVYAPGLAPMDFHAVAEALVDGAWHVVDATGLAPRQTLVRIATGRDASDTAFLSSSGGWVQLLELEVGATADVLPRDDVRDFVSIG from the coding sequence ATGAAGCGAAGCGCATTCTCCCGCCTGGTCGTGAACGCGCGTTCGGAGGCCGAGCTCGTGCTGTCGATCGCCGCGAGCGAGGGTCAGGACATCCGGGAGGAGCTGTCGATCCGCGCGGGCGGCCGCACTCTCGAGCCGCGCGAGATCGTCGACGACCGCGGGACCCGCCTGCACGTGGTCCGGGTCGGGGCCGGGCGCGTCGAGATCGACTACCGGGTCGACGTCGAGGGCCGGCAGGATCCCATCGGCCTCGCCGACCTCGACGCCATCCAGTACCTCCGCCCCAGCCGCTACTGCGAGTCCGACACGCTCTTCCCGACGGCGAAGAGCGAGTTCGAGGGCCTGGAGGGCCGCGACCTGCTGTCGGCGGTGTCGTCGTGGGTCGGCACCCGCCTGTCGTACGTGCCCGGGGCGAGCGCGCCGACCGACGGCGCCGTGCAGACCTACCTCGACCGCCGGGGCGTCTGCCGCGACTACGCCCACCTCGTCATCGCCCTGCTGCGAGCGCGCGACGTCCCCGCTCGCCTGGTGTCGGTGTACGCGCCGGGGCTCGCGCCGATGGACTTCCACGCCGTCGCCGAGGCGCTCGTCGACGGGGCCTGGCACGTCGTCGACGCGACCGGGCTCGCTCCGAGGCAGACCCTGGTCAGGATCGCGACGGGTCGAGACGCCTCCGACACGGCGTTCCTGTCGTCCTCCGGCGGCTGGGTGCAGCTGCTGGAGCTCGAAGTGGGTGCCACTGCCGACGTGCTCCCCCGCGACGACGTGCGCGACTTCGTCTCGATCGGCTGA
- a CDS encoding SDR family oxidoreductase: MTQQTAEKAAPRRALVTGASSGIGEATVRLFREHGWEVVAVARREDRLRALADETGASWFRADVTSDADIEALRRHVEETGPLHVLVNNAGGAFGLDTVEEGSLDDWQRMYDVNVLGTKRAVSALLPSLRRGADEAGSGDIVTITSIAGHIAYEKGGGYNAAKFAQHALVAALRLELNGEPLRVVEIAPGMVKTDFSLVRFDGDQARADAVYEGVVAPLTADDVAEAVVHAVELPPHVNLDLVTVKPVAQAQPYKLTRGELTTRG, from the coding sequence ATGACGCAGCAGACAGCAGAGAAGGCGGCGCCGAGGCGCGCACTGGTCACCGGGGCGAGCTCGGGCATCGGTGAGGCGACCGTCCGGCTCTTCCGCGAGCACGGGTGGGAGGTCGTCGCCGTCGCCCGACGCGAGGACCGACTCCGGGCGCTCGCCGACGAGACCGGGGCGTCGTGGTTCCGCGCCGACGTCACGAGCGACGCCGACATCGAGGCCCTCCGGCGCCACGTCGAGGAGACCGGTCCGCTGCACGTCCTCGTCAACAACGCCGGCGGCGCCTTCGGGCTCGACACCGTCGAGGAGGGCTCGCTCGACGACTGGCAGCGCATGTACGACGTCAACGTCCTCGGCACGAAACGCGCCGTCTCGGCCCTCCTGCCCTCGCTCCGGCGCGGGGCCGACGAGGCGGGCTCCGGCGACATCGTGACCATCACCTCCATCGCGGGGCACATCGCCTACGAGAAGGGCGGCGGCTACAACGCGGCCAAGTTCGCCCAGCACGCCCTCGTCGCCGCTCTCCGGCTCGAGCTGAACGGCGAGCCCCTGCGCGTCGTCGAGATCGCTCCCGGCATGGTCAAGACCGACTTCTCGCTCGTGCGCTTCGACGGCGACCAGGCCCGCGCCGACGCCGTGTACGAGGGCGTCGTCGCCCCGCTCACCGCCGACGACGTCGCCGAGGCCGTCGTCCACGCGGTCGAGCTGCCGCCGCACGTCAACCTCGACCTCGTCACGGTCAAGCCCGTCGCGCAGGCGCAGCCGTACAAGCTCACCCGGGGCGAGCTGACGACGCGAGGCTGA
- a CDS encoding dihydrofolate reductase family protein, whose amino-acid sequence MAALVATGILSADGYVVDASGSFAWAEPDDEVHAFVNALERQVSTYLCGRRLYEVMSFWDAPPEGLSDVAAEFAAGWREADKIVVSTTLEAVDAPRTTLVRSFDPSLVTELPGVASIGGPTLAAAAFEAGVVDEVQLLAVPHLAGGGTRFFPDGFSSSLTLLDERRFTGGTVYTRYRVG is encoded by the coding sequence GTGGCCGCCCTCGTCGCCACCGGCATCCTCTCGGCGGACGGGTATGTCGTAGACGCCTCCGGCTCCTTCGCCTGGGCTGAGCCCGACGACGAGGTCCACGCGTTCGTCAACGCCCTCGAGCGGCAGGTGTCGACATACCTCTGCGGCCGGCGGCTCTACGAGGTGATGTCGTTCTGGGACGCCCCGCCGGAGGGCCTCTCGGACGTCGCCGCGGAGTTCGCCGCCGGCTGGCGGGAGGCCGACAAGATCGTCGTCTCGACCACCCTCGAGGCGGTCGACGCCCCACGGACGACGCTCGTGCGCTCCTTCGACCCGTCGCTCGTCACAGAGCTGCCGGGCGTCGCGTCCATCGGCGGCCCGACCCTCGCAGCAGCCGCCTTCGAGGCGGGCGTCGTCGACGAGGTCCAGCTCCTGGCCGTGCCCCACCTCGCGGGCGGCGGCACCCGCTTCTTCCCCGACGGCTTCTCGTCCTCGCTCACCCTCCTCGACGAGCGGCGCTTCACCGGCGGCACCGTCTACACCCGCTACCGCGTCGGCTGA
- a CDS encoding aldo/keto reductase, which translates to MTALTDTFTLSNGVLIPRIGFGTWQIPDGAPAYDSVTTALEAGYRHIDTASAYGNEQSVGRAIRDSGIPRDDIFVTTKLPAEIKDHDQAKASFEKTMSLLDVGPVDLYLIHAPWPWSDMGSDHRDGNIAVWKAMEEIYADGRSRSIGVSNFDVADLESLTDATEVVPHVNQIRWFVGNTQPDTTAYCTTWNILVEGYSPLATGAILDHPELTRIAAKYDRSVAQVCIRYLLEHDVLPLPKSTTPSRIVENADVDFEIEAQDLETLDSLVDTEA; encoded by the coding sequence ATGACAGCTCTCACCGACACCTTCACGCTCTCCAACGGCGTCCTCATCCCGAGGATCGGCTTCGGCACCTGGCAGATCCCGGACGGCGCTCCCGCCTACGACTCCGTGACCACGGCCCTCGAGGCGGGCTACCGCCACATCGACACCGCCTCGGCCTACGGCAACGAGCAGAGCGTCGGCCGTGCGATCCGCGACAGCGGCATCCCGCGCGACGACATCTTCGTGACGACGAAGCTCCCGGCCGAGATCAAGGACCACGACCAGGCGAAGGCGAGCTTCGAGAAGACGATGTCGCTGCTCGACGTCGGCCCTGTCGACCTCTACCTGATCCACGCGCCGTGGCCGTGGTCGGACATGGGCTCCGACCACCGCGACGGCAACATCGCCGTCTGGAAGGCGATGGAGGAGATCTACGCCGACGGCCGCAGCCGCTCCATCGGGGTGTCGAACTTCGACGTCGCCGATCTCGAGTCGCTCACCGACGCCACCGAGGTGGTGCCCCACGTCAACCAGATCCGCTGGTTCGTCGGCAACACGCAGCCCGACACGACGGCGTACTGCACGACCTGGAACATCCTCGTCGAGGGCTACTCGCCGCTCGCGACCGGCGCCATCCTCGACCACCCGGAACTGACCAGGATCGCCGCGAAGTACGACCGCTCGGTCGCCCAGGTGTGCATCCGCTACCTGCTCGAGCACGACGTCCTGCCGCTCCCGAAGTCGACGACGCCGTCGCGCATCGTCGAGAACGCCGACGTCGACTTCGAGATCGAGGCGCAGGATCTCGAGACCCTCGACTCGCTCGTCGACACCGAGGCCTAG
- a CDS encoding bifunctional o-acetylhomoserine/o-acetylserine sulfhydrylase, translating to MADHSADWKFETQQIHAGAQPDPTTHARATPIYKTTSYVFDNSQHAKNLFALAEFGNIYSRIMNPTHDVVEQRIATLEGGSGALLVSSGQAAETLAVLNIAQAGDHIVSSSSIYGGTYNLFKYTLAKLGIETTFVENQDDADEWHRAVRPNTKLFFAETIGNPKINILDISLVSSIAHENGVPLIVDNTIATPYLIRPFEHGADIVVHSATKFLGGHGTVIGGLIVDGGRFEWSKNVEKFPELTVPDPSYHGASYTGAVGDPLAYIIKARVQLLRDLGSSNSADTAFALIQGIETLSLRIERHVQNAQEIAEWLDSRDDVANVFYAGLPTSPWFAAAGKYAPRGVGAVLSFELKGGVDAGAALVDSLSLFSHLANIGDVRSLVIHPASTTHSQLTPEQQLTTGVTPGLVRLSIGLENVDDLKADLAAGFEAAASATAASLRSS from the coding sequence ATGGCCGACCACAGTGCCGACTGGAAGTTCGAGACCCAGCAGATCCACGCCGGGGCGCAGCCCGACCCGACGACGCACGCGCGCGCCACTCCCATCTACAAGACGACCTCGTACGTCTTCGACAACTCCCAGCACGCGAAGAACCTCTTCGCGCTCGCCGAGTTCGGCAACATCTACTCGCGCATCATGAACCCCACCCACGACGTCGTGGAGCAGCGGATCGCGACGCTCGAGGGCGGCTCCGGAGCCCTCCTGGTGTCGTCCGGTCAGGCGGCCGAGACCCTCGCCGTCCTGAACATCGCCCAGGCCGGCGACCACATCGTGTCGTCGTCGTCGATCTACGGCGGCACCTACAACCTGTTCAAGTACACCCTCGCTAAGCTCGGCATCGAGACGACGTTCGTCGAGAACCAGGACGACGCCGACGAGTGGCACCGCGCCGTCCGGCCTAACACGAAGCTGTTCTTCGCCGAGACCATCGGCAACCCGAAGATCAACATCCTCGACATCTCGCTGGTGTCGTCGATCGCTCACGAGAACGGCGTCCCGCTGATCGTCGACAACACGATCGCCACCCCGTACCTCATCCGCCCGTTCGAGCACGGCGCCGACATCGTCGTCCACTCGGCGACGAAGTTCCTCGGCGGCCACGGCACCGTCATCGGCGGCCTCATCGTCGACGGCGGCCGGTTCGAGTGGTCGAAGAACGTCGAGAAGTTCCCCGAGCTCACCGTGCCCGATCCCTCGTACCACGGCGCCAGCTACACCGGCGCGGTCGGCGACCCGCTGGCCTACATCATCAAGGCCCGCGTCCAGCTGCTCCGCGACCTCGGCTCGTCGAACTCGGCCGACACCGCGTTCGCGCTCATCCAGGGCATCGAGACGCTGTCGCTCAGGATCGAGAGGCACGTCCAGAACGCGCAGGAGATCGCGGAGTGGCTCGACAGCCGCGACGACGTCGCCAACGTGTTCTACGCGGGCCTCCCGACGAGCCCCTGGTTCGCCGCCGCCGGCAAGTACGCCCCGAGGGGCGTCGGTGCCGTGCTCTCGTTCGAGCTCAAGGGCGGGGTCGACGCGGGAGCCGCCCTCGTCGACAGCCTGAGCCTCTTCAGCCACCTGGCGAACATCGGCGACGTCCGCTCGCTCGTCATCCACCCCGCCTCCACGACGCACTCGCAGCTCACCCCCGAGCAGCAGCTCACCACCGGCGTCACCCCCGGCCTCGTGCGGCTCTCGATCGGCCTCGAGAACGTCGACGACCTGAAGGCCGACCTCGCGGCCGGCTTCGAGGCAGCCGCGTCCGCGACCGCGGCGTCCCTCCGCAGCAGCTAG
- the metX gene encoding homoserine O-acetyltransferase MetX, with protein sequence MDWQTTPEDTVPSRVITEPARMAMLGKPPVTGAWREGDPVGGRLFVTLDDLRLESGEILPKPRIAYETFGRRAADDSNVVLVLHALTGDSHLAGPPGDGHATAGWWPGIVGPGLAIDTDRWFVVAPNMLGGCQGSTGPASLAPDGVEWGSRFPRLTIRDQVEAQARFSDALGIDRWQAVVGGSMGGMHALEWAVTHPSRVERLAALSTTALSSADQIALNTVQIEAIHMDPGYEGGDYYDAPGGEGPYRGLALARRMALLNYRSPDELNARFGRTWQSELSPLTGRGRFAVASYLDFHGNKFTRRFDANSYIALVGAMNSHDLGRDRGGVQSALQRITARALILGIDSDRLFPPDDQRRIADGLRPSSSPGAVVISSEFGHDGFLIENEVVGDNLRALLER encoded by the coding sequence ATGGACTGGCAGACGACCCCCGAAGACACCGTCCCGTCGAGAGTCATCACGGAGCCGGCCCGGATGGCCATGCTCGGCAAGCCTCCGGTCACCGGGGCCTGGCGGGAGGGCGACCCGGTCGGCGGACGCCTCTTCGTCACGCTCGACGACCTGCGTCTCGAGAGCGGCGAGATCCTGCCGAAGCCCCGGATCGCCTACGAGACCTTCGGCCGACGCGCCGCCGACGACTCGAACGTGGTGCTCGTGCTCCACGCGCTCACCGGCGACAGCCACCTCGCCGGCCCTCCGGGCGACGGGCACGCGACCGCAGGATGGTGGCCCGGCATCGTTGGCCCCGGCCTCGCGATCGACACCGACCGCTGGTTCGTCGTCGCCCCCAACATGCTCGGCGGCTGCCAGGGCTCGACCGGTCCGGCCTCGCTCGCCCCCGACGGCGTCGAGTGGGGCTCCAGGTTCCCGCGCCTGACGATCCGCGACCAGGTCGAGGCACAGGCGCGCTTCTCGGACGCCCTCGGCATCGACCGCTGGCAGGCCGTCGTCGGCGGCTCGATGGGCGGCATGCACGCCCTCGAGTGGGCCGTCACCCACCCCTCCCGCGTCGAGCGGCTCGCTGCGCTGTCGACCACGGCCCTGTCGAGCGCCGACCAGATCGCGCTCAACACCGTGCAGATCGAGGCGATCCACATGGACCCGGGCTACGAGGGCGGCGACTACTACGACGCCCCCGGCGGCGAGGGCCCCTACCGCGGCCTCGCCCTGGCCCGCAGGATGGCGCTGCTCAACTACCGCTCCCCCGACGAGCTCAACGCGCGCTTCGGGCGCACCTGGCAGAGCGAGCTGTCGCCGCTGACCGGGCGGGGCCGGTTCGCCGTGGCGAGCTACCTCGACTTCCACGGCAACAAGTTCACCCGCCGATTCGACGCCAACAGCTACATCGCCCTCGTCGGTGCGATGAACTCGCACGACCTCGGTCGGGACCGCGGCGGGGTACAGTCGGCGCTCCAGCGGATCACGGCCCGAGCGCTGATCCTGGGCATCGACAGCGACCGGCTGTTCCCTCCGGACGACCAGCGCAGGATCGCGGACGGCCTGCGTCCGTCGTCGAGCCCCGGAGCAGTCGTCATCTCGAGCGAGTTCGGCCACGACGGGTTCCTGATCGAGAACGAGGTGGTCGGCGACAACCTTCGAGCACTGCTTGAAAGGTGA
- a CDS encoding histidine kinase: MDLFAQERDRLLRTTTRFLGIACTVVSLVALSYPGVADLPRQLIVTAVCLVMIAMLVMIGRSGRMLWVVLGMATGLVAGGVALVPGGIDGPLATAVIPLVGGAIASFTLLLSSSTKRVVLAAVTAAIVVAEVVVGTGSILNVQVAAVLLGWVLCFVAGFWIGNSVPRAARRIYSIGNAHRAERQASETEAQRRQGARLLHDTVLATLTLLAHSGFGVTPDALRAQAAEDARLLRHLRLGSTPQPQSSGDYNLDTTEESPLGQTLESVKQRFGRMGLEVSWHGTGQVLLPTHVLDAFLLALAECLENVRRHAGVTEAHVTIIHDETMVRAMVTDAGVGFELGGISEERLGFKESVVNRLREVGGGARLFSAPGAGTTVVLEAPR; encoded by the coding sequence ATGGACCTCTTCGCCCAGGAGCGTGATCGCCTCCTCCGGACGACGACACGCTTTCTCGGCATCGCGTGCACCGTGGTGTCTCTCGTCGCGCTGAGCTATCCCGGCGTCGCCGACCTGCCCCGCCAGCTGATCGTGACCGCGGTGTGCCTCGTCATGATCGCGATGCTCGTCATGATCGGCCGGAGCGGCAGGATGCTCTGGGTCGTGCTCGGAATGGCCACCGGCCTGGTCGCGGGCGGCGTCGCCCTGGTCCCCGGCGGCATCGACGGTCCCCTGGCGACCGCGGTCATCCCGCTGGTCGGCGGAGCGATCGCCTCGTTCACCCTCCTCCTGTCGTCGTCGACGAAGCGCGTCGTCCTCGCGGCCGTCACCGCCGCCATCGTCGTCGCCGAGGTCGTCGTCGGCACCGGCAGCATCCTCAACGTCCAGGTCGCCGCGGTCCTCCTCGGCTGGGTCCTCTGCTTCGTCGCCGGCTTCTGGATCGGCAACAGCGTCCCCCGCGCCGCCCGCCGCATCTACTCCATCGGCAATGCGCACCGCGCTGAGCGCCAGGCCTCCGAGACCGAGGCGCAGCGCCGCCAGGGCGCGAGACTCCTCCACGACACGGTCCTCGCCACCCTGACCCTCCTCGCCCACTCCGGGTTCGGCGTCACGCCCGACGCCCTCCGCGCGCAGGCCGCCGAAGACGCCCGCCTGCTCCGTCACCTCCGCCTCGGCTCGACGCCCCAGCCGCAGTCGTCCGGCGACTACAACCTCGACACCACCGAGGAGAGCCCCCTCGGCCAGACCCTCGAGTCGGTGAAGCAGCGCTTCGGCCGGATGGGCCTCGAGGTCAGCTGGCACGGGACCGGCCAGGTGCTGCTCCCGACGCACGTGCTCGACGCGTTCCTGCTGGCCCTCGCCGAGTGCCTCGAGAACGTCCGCCGGCACGCCGGGGTCACCGAGGCCCACGTCACGATCATCCACGACGAGACCATGGTCCGGGCGATGGTCACCGATGCCGGCGTCGGCTTCGAGCTCGGCGGCATCTCCGAGGAGCGCCTCGGCTTCAAGGAGAGCGTCGTCAACCGGCTCCGCGAGGTCGGGGGCGGCGCCCGCCTGTTCTCGGCGCCGGGTGCCGGCACCACCGTCGTCCTGGAGGCCCCGCGTTGA